Part of the Leptospiraceae bacterium genome, ACGTAACGGAGTAACTTATTTGCGACTTCTAGTCCAATGTTTCTTTGCGCTTCTTCTGTGCTTCCTCCAATATGGGGAGTGAGGATTACATTTGTTAGATTTTGAAGTGGACTGGTAAAAGGGTCTTTATTGGACTTAGGCTCTTCCGGAAAAACATCAATACCCGCTCCTGCGAGATGTCCTGACTTAAGGGCTGCGGCTAATGCGTCTATGTCCACCACTCTACCGCGAGACAGATTTAGAACATAGGATCCTTTTTTCATTGCTGCAATTTCTTTTGCTCCTAATAGATCCATTGTTTCTGGACTTTCTGGAACATGAAAACTTACAAAGTCAGCATTCTTTAGAACTTCTTCGTAAGAGTCAGCAGGCTGTGCATTTCCTAATGGAAGCTTTGTTTGGATATCATAGAAAATAACTTTCATTCCGAAGGATTCAGCAAGAATAGAAACCTGTGAGCCAATATGCCCGTAACCGATAAGACCTAATGTTTTACCACGCACTTCAAAACAACCGGTAGCAATTTTATTCCATTTGCCATTATGCGCATCTCTTGATTGATCTCCTGTCTTACGTGCAAGGAAAATAATCTCTGCGATCACTAGCTCTGCAACACTTCGGGTATTGCTATATGGCGCATTAAATACTGGTACGCCTTTTTTTTCTGCTTCGGAAAGATCTACTTGGTTTGTTCCAATGCAGAAGCAGCCAAGTGTTAATAGTTTGTGTGCGTTCTCAAAGACTTTTTCAGTTACGTTTGTCTTGCTGCGAATTCCCAATACATGAACGTCTTTAATCGCCTCACATAAATCCTCTTCCGTGTATGCATCTTTCATCAGTTTAACGGAAAAGCCATCATTCTTGAAAAGATTGAATGCATTTTCATGAATGTTTTCGAGTAAGAGAATGTTTATTTTATCTTTTGGAAATGAAATCATAATTACTAATTTTATAAAAAGACTATTCTTGTAATTGATTTTTTCGTAACGTTATTTAATTTAAAATAAAATTAGGAGTTTGTTTTAAAATGAGAAAAGTTCTTTTTTCCCAAATATTTTTTTTAAGTTTTTTGTTTTTTGTTATAAACTGCAATAGTTTGCAAGTCATACCCGAACCAAATCTAGAACAGGTAACTGTTAAATCAGAAACCATTTGCCCAGAGTTTACATGGTATTGGCCTTTTTGCACAAGAGGTAAAGCAAAAAGTTTAATGGTAAAAGGCGTTTACAATAACCTCACTGGAGATAAAAAATATTATCTAGACTACCATCTCGATATGTTAGATACCGATTTACCAGTTGGTCTTTCCGTCAATATTGATGGAACCTATTATAACCTCAAGAAGGTTTCAACAGATTACACTGACATTGTGAAATTAGAATCAGAGATAAGTTCAGAAGTAATTTCCAAAGTAAATTCTGCGAAAAACAATTTTATGCTAAGCTATTCCAATCGTAAGGATACTCACAATTTTACGCTAAGTTCAGGTGATACAAAAGAATTTGCAAAGCAATTAAATGAAGTCATCAAAAGAGTCGTGGCACAAGAAAAATTAAAGATTGTGAATTAAAGGGAAAATTAAAAGAGATTACGACCGACTTACACTGGGCTTAGTCGAATGTGTGAAAACATTCTATTGGTATCCTTAGAAAGCAACATTGAGTTTGATCAAATAAAAAAGTGTTTATTCTTCTAAGTGAGTCGGTTGTTACCTAACAAATAAAAATGAAAAAATATCAAATCATAAATCTATTCATCGTCATCCTTTTCTATTGTCAGTCATTCCCGGGCAAACGCGCATTAAACTTAATTTATATGAATCCCAAGAATTGTGGATTCGTTCAATTCTATAGAGATGGTAGCCTTAGATACTTTCTAGGAGATAAGTCCCAAGAAAAATGTGCGGATAATAAAACTATGCCAGCGCCACAAATAGGCGAAATCGGAAAGTATTCTTTCAAAGAAAAAACCGGTTTAACTCCCAAGCTACTTCTTACTTCTAAAGACCAAGACTCCTTTGAAATTAGATTTGAGGAAAATATGAAGACACTCTTCATAAAAAGAAAAAATGCTTTAGACGAAGAACTCTTTGAGAGAATGAAATGATGTATAGAATCTCGGATGATATAGTTAATTTTCTAGAAAATAATTTTTTAGAAATGGAACCAATTCTAGATCGAATAGAAAGGTTGATTGATTTCTTAGAGGAAAATGAAGTCAAAGAATCATTCGACAGAATCATTCGGTCTGTATTGTTTCTTTCTGCGGCTAATGAAAATTTGTTCCTACAATATCTAGAACTGGCAAGGCTTGATTATAGAGATTTAATTTATCTCGCTGAATACGAAGGCGAAAAGCAAGTTCGTGATTTCTCAGAGCCTTTTGTAAACTAGTAAGCGATGCCTACTCTCTTCTGAAATATAGCTTCTGTGCGAATGTTCTGCAAAAAGAAATCAGCAACGTCCTCTACTGCTATTCTTCTTCCATCAACGGGCAAATAATCTATAGCCGTTCTGTAGTTGCCTGTTCGTTTATCTTCAGGCATTTCAGGAGCACAAACAAGCGTCCAATTTAATTTTGTTTTTTGCAAAGCCTCATATACTTTCCAATTCTCTGCAGAGACAAGCTTAAATATCTCAGGATAATTAGGACGATTTCTTCTAAGCCCATACTCCGAGTCATCTAAGATTCCTGCACCGGCTACAATAAGTATCCGCTTGATACTAGCCTTTTCCATTCCAGAAACAATATTGTTCATCCCAACGGATAACACAGAGTAGTCGGGTTTTGTAGATCGCCCACTTAAAGCAGAGAATACTAAGTCCTTTCCAGCAATTGCATTTTCTACTTGTTCTGGATTGAATACATCTCCGGAAATTATTTCTAGATTCGAATCTGTTAGTTTTATTTTACTTCTATCTCGAACAAAAGCGGTTACTTTGTATTTGTCGGAAAGGGCATATTCGATAAGCCTTGTTCCTACACGACCACTAGCACCGAAGATAATAAGTTTATTCATAATGGGTTTTTAACCACGAAGAGCGCGAAGTTCACGAAGTTATTTAGTTTTTTCCTTCATTTATTCTTCGTGCTCTCT contains:
- a CDS encoding SDR family oxidoreductase; amino-acid sequence: MNKLIIFGASGRVGTRLIEYALSDKYKVTAFVRDRSKIKLTDSNLEIISGDVFNPEQVENAIAGKDLVFSALSGRSTKPDYSVLSVGMNNIVSGMEKASIKRILIVAGAGILDDSEYGLRRNRPNYPEIFKLVSAENWKVYEALQKTKLNWTLVCAPEMPEDKRTGNYRTAIDYLPVDGRRIAVEDVADFFLQNIRTEAIFQKRVGIAY
- the serA gene encoding phosphoglycerate dehydrogenase, coding for MISFPKDKINILLLENIHENAFNLFKNDGFSVKLMKDAYTEEDLCEAIKDVHVLGIRSKTNVTEKVFENAHKLLTLGCFCIGTNQVDLSEAEKKGVPVFNAPYSNTRSVAELVIAEIIFLARKTGDQSRDAHNGKWNKIATGCFEVRGKTLGLIGYGHIGSQVSILAESFGMKVIFYDIQTKLPLGNAQPADSYEEVLKNADFVSFHVPESPETMDLLGAKEIAAMKKGSYVLNLSRGRVVDIDALAAALKSGHLAGAGIDVFPEEPKSNKDPFTSPLQNLTNVILTPHIGGSTEEAQRNIGLEVANKLLRYV